One bacterium CG_4_10_14_0_2_um_filter_33_32 genomic window, TCTTCCTTATCATTTTTTGGGTCGGCTTATTATTTTTTTCTATTTTTTTATCAATATAAACGACTGCTCCAACATCTTCGCCAAACAAAGTTTCTACAATAACTAAATCACCGATTTCCACTTTTTCTTCACTTTCTAGAAAATCATATATTTTAGGATTGTTTTTGAATCTAATTCCTACTGCTTTCATAGTTTTTTTATCTTTCCAATTTTAAGAATTACTAAATCTAAAGCTAACTTACTGTTAATACCGCTGTTTATATTGGATATTTTATTTTCTATATACCCAATATATCTAATTATATCGATAATTACCTCAGTGTTAAGTGTTTCCATAAAATTCAAATTATTTTGCTTAAAAAATAATGGCTCTTTATGCTTGAAATCAAGAAAATCTCTAAAGATCAAAATCCAAAATCTTAGCATTTCTATAACTTCTTCAGGATCAGAATCATATATTTTCGCTATTTGAGTAGAATATTCTAAATTTTTTACTTTATCACCTGACAAAATTTCATCTAATTGCTCTAACCAGTTTTCATATTTAATAATTTTTGTAGGATCATTTATTAAATCAAAAATCTTGCCTGTTTTACCGGATGCGATTTTTAATAATAAGTCTTTATCTTTATCACCATTAATTAACTTTTCTAAGTCTTTTGTGGGAACCCTAAAAAATCTAATCATCCTTAATCTGGAGATAATCGTCGGCAATAATAGAGAATGATCCTTAGTTATTAAGATAATCACAGATTGTCCAGGAGGCTCTTCTAGAGTCTTAAGAAACGCATTAGCCGCTTCATTTGTAAGATTCTCCGCATTATTGATAATAGCTACCTTATAAGGCGCATTAAAGGGTTTTAGGTTGGTTTTTGATATAATGCCTCTGATTGCTTCAATTTTTATAGAACCCGTACTGGATATAAAAGCAACATCAGGATGTATCAATTTATCTATTTGCTGGCAAGATATACATTTGTTGCAGGGTCTTAAATCAGATAAACACATTAAAGATTTAATAAATGTAAGCGCAATCCTTTTTTTCCCTATTTTTTCTTCACCTGAAAAAAGATAAGAATGGGCTATATCATTTTTTAAAACAGATGACTTAAGATATTCTATCTGGTTTTCATGACCCACAATATCCCAGTCGGATAGCTTAAAATCTATTTTGGTATCGCTTTTCATTTAATATTAACACTCCTAATGGTAAAGCTAATCTTAGCAAAATAAACGATGGTGGGCAAGCAATATCTTGGATCAAAATAATAAACAAAAATCTGGACAAAATTATAAAAATATGCTATTATACAAAGCTAAAGGAAATAATAATGGAGTATGCAGATAAAACTATAAAATGCGAAAAATGCGAAGAGGAGTTTATTTTTCCTTGCGGCGAGCAAAAGTTTTTTGAAGAAAAAGGATTTGCAGAACCTAAAAAATGTCCTAAGTGTCGGGGCAAAGAAAATGTCACAAGACCTAATGAAAATACCTATCCGATTGAATGTTCAAAGTGTAAAAAATCATTTCATGTAACATTTAATCCGAAAGAAAAACCCGTTCTTTGCTTTGATTGTTTTAATTTAGATAATAAAAAATAAGAAATTTGTCCCTTTCTTTGTTTTAAGAAGGCTCTCTAATCAGAGGGTCTTTTTAATTATTCCGCTATTGCTAACTTGTTTAGAAAAGATTTTAAGTCTTCAGGCAGCTCAGATTTAAACTTTCTACGCCGACCACTGGGCAAGGTAAATTCAATAGAATAAGCATGGAGAAATTGTCGATTCAAACCATTTATCTTTCTTTTTTTCCCATAAATCTTATCTCCAACAACAGGATGACCAATAGATGAAAAATGAACCCTGATTTGATGTGTACGTCCAGTAATTGGGTATATATCCAATAATGAGTATGAATTATTATTACCTAAAAGATATTCAACCGCTTTATATTCCGTAATAGCGGCTTTGCCTTCATTGCGGCCAACAACAGACATTTTTGACCTATCCTTGTAACTCCGCCCTATTGATGCCTCAATAGCACCCTCTCTGGGCTTTAATCTGCCTAATAAAAGAGATTTATATATTTTTTTAACTTCCCTAGCCTGAAACTGCTTTTTTAATACTTCATAAGACTTTTTATTTAAAGCTACTATCATTAATCCTGAAGTTTCTTTATCTAGGCGATGAACGATGCCGGGTCTTTTACCTTCCATCTTCTTAATTTTCGGAAAATCCCTAACTAATATATCCAGTAAAGTTACTTCTTCTCTAAGCTTTAATGATTTTTCGTTAGGATGAGCAGATAACCCTGCCGGTTTATCTATTACTAAAAGATCATTATCTTGGTAAATAATTTTAAGCTTAATTTTAGATTTGAGATATTGCTCTTGCTTAAAAGTGTTAAGCATAATAAAATCACCTTCCTTTAAATTGAAGGAAGGCTTTTCTTCTTTGTTATTTACTTTAACGCGATGATTATCTATTAAGTACTTTATATATGATCTAGAAAACTGATTAAAATATTTAGCTAATATTTTGTCTAATCTTACTTCAGCATCTTCTTTTTCAACATATTTTTTGAAGTACATATATTATTCATTTTCTTTACTACATTTAATACATAGTTCTGCAGCCGGATAAGCCTTAAGTCTTTCGAGACCTATTTCTTTTTTACAATTAGTGCAGTACCCGTAATTTCCTTTTTCAATTCTCTCAAGCACATCGACTGTATCATTGAGCAATTTATTAATATTTTTTTCAGCATCAATGCTTTCATCATATTCTTCTACTTCTAGCTCATTCTGTTCTTCAAGGTCACCAAGGTTAGAAAATTTTGGATGATACTGTCCATGATCTTTGGTAGCAATACCAGATAGTTCTTTTTCTAATCTTTCTTTTTGTTCTGATAAATCTTTTTGTCTTTCATTTATAAAATCTTTGTTTAACATAATGCTCCTTTAAATGTTAGTCTTATAAGAATTTTAAAGAAATGATTCGCTTTTTTCAAGTACTTCTATTTATTCTATTTCTCTTTGTTAATAATATTATAAATATTTAATAAAATTATGATTGAACAAATTAGTTGTTCTTTTTTTAGATATAAGAAAAGGCACTGTCGCAAATTCGCCCCTTTCTTTGTAATTATTGGCGTTTGCCGTGCCTTTTTGAAAACTCTTTTAGTCTTCTAAAACCGTTTTCGGGTTCCCCTTAAACAGTAATTAGATAAACATTTAAGAGCGTGGCACACAAACCCATTCTTTGCGTTTTCCCTACCTCTCTCTGGTTGGGTAGCAGTTAGCACTCTAGCAATTATTATTTAATTACCACAGTGCCAACCACTACATTTAAACTGGTGGAATGGGCACCCGTTTTGAATGGTAGAGAAAGCCAATCACAAACAGGGGGAAGCTTGTGATTGGAATTTCACTACCATTCTACAGATAAGGAAATTTATATAGAGATTTTAAAGTATTTTTACTATAGAAACATTATATCATATAGTTTACTCTTTGTCAATAGCCAGCTCTATAATAGCAAGCCTGAAGATAAGCTATACTCCAAAAACTAAGATTGTTTTGACCTTATTATTAATCTATTTTTATATAAATTTATTTAGTTATAAATTGATATATTCATATACTTAATTATAAATTTTCTATTGGGAAAATAAGAATATTATAAGTTAATATAAACATTCAAATAATATGTTTATTAGCTTATTTGAGACTGAATTTAATCGTCAATGAACATAATATTTGTACAATATAATAATCATAAAAAAATCTAGAAAATAACTTTCTAGATTTTTCTGAGCCTATATAATAATGAACAAGTTTATTGTCCTATTCTAAAATAATTGCTGATTCCCATTTTTTTTGAATTATCATCTATAAATATTTTTCTTAATTTATTTTCCAGGTCATTAAAATGTATGTTTTCTAAAATAACACCATCTACCGCTAATGAAATATTACCGTTTTTACCAGAGATAATTATTACAACCGCATCAGTCTGTTCTGATAATCCTACACCTGCTTTATGTCTTGTACCTAGCCCGGATAAAGAATTATTTTCTGACAGCGGCAAGACACATGAGGCACCAGAAATTTTACCATTGGAGATTATCATGGCCCCATCATGCAAAGGACTGTCATCATTAAAACAACTAATTATTAATTCTTTAGAAATTAATGCATCTAAAATAACGCCTGTTTCTATATATTCACCAAGCCCAGTCTTTCTCTGAATTACTATAATACCGCCGATTTTATTTACTATCATTTTGGCAATTGCCCCAAGAATAGAATTTAAAAACTCTTGAGTAGTAATATCTTTAAAGCTTTTTGCCTTAAAACCTGTCCTACCGATCTTTTCTAGAGTATTCCTTAATTCTGGCTGAAAAACTACAGGTATAGCAACCAGCAGGACTGTTAGCATAATCCTTAAAACCCAATTGAGTATGTATAAGTGAAAAATTGAGCTTAAGAACATGGCTATAAATAAAAAAACAAAACCATAAAATATGCGTACTGCTCTAGTATTTTTCAAAAGCTTATAGAACCAATAAATTATCAATAAAACTATCAAAAAATCCACTATAAATAGTGGATTTTTGGTTATTTCTGTAAAAGATATATTTACATTAATTGTGCTTAT contains:
- a CDS encoding zinc-binding protein; the protein is MEYADKTIKCEKCEEEFIFPCGEQKFFEEKGFAEPKKCPKCRGKENVTRPNENTYPIECSKCKKSFHVTFNPKEKPVLCFDCFNLDNKK
- a CDS encoding RluA family pseudouridine synthase gives rise to the protein MYFKKYVEKEDAEVRLDKILAKYFNQFSRSYIKYLIDNHRVKVNNKEEKPSFNLKEGDFIMLNTFKQEQYLKSKIKLKIIYQDNDLLVIDKPAGLSAHPNEKSLKLREEVTLLDILVRDFPKIKKMEGKRPGIVHRLDKETSGLMIVALNKKSYEVLKKQFQAREVKKIYKSLLLGRLKPREGAIEASIGRSYKDRSKMSVVGRNEGKAAITEYKAVEYLLGNNNSYSLLDIYPITGRTHQIRVHFSSIGHPVVGDKIYGKKRKINGLNRQFLHAYSIEFTLPSGRRRKFKSELPEDLKSFLNKLAIAE
- a CDS encoding TIGR00159 family protein, with product MDILEKLISTINVNISFTEITKNPLFIVDFLIVLLIIYWFYKLLKNTRAVRIFYGFVFLFIAMFLSSIFHLYILNWVLRIMLTVLLVAIPVVFQPELRNTLEKIGRTGFKAKSFKDITTQEFLNSILGAIAKMIVNKIGGIIVIQRKTGLGEYIETGVILDALISKELIISCFNDDSPLHDGAMIISNGKISGASCVLPLSENNSLSGLGTRHKAGVGLSEQTDAVVIIISGKNGNISLAVDGVILENIHFNDLENKLRKIFIDDNSKKMGISNYFRIGQ